In Ananas comosus cultivar F153 linkage group 10, ASM154086v1, whole genome shotgun sequence, the following proteins share a genomic window:
- the LOC109716676 gene encoding uncharacterized protein LOC109716676: MDQRKVRAISKCETPTTVSELWPFLGLVNYYRRFIVDFPARAIPLTDLLKKNYSWVWTSQCAEAFKDLKRAETKNSVLLLSNCSHTFEVHTDASDFPIGGVLVQNGHPITYASSTTPSGVTPSRRRNDRCGALLANLAVLFAWEQVGDLGSILMVVDHFFKYETFIAAPTNCTAEEAAHLFISHIVKLWGVPTSMMSDRNPRFTGKFWNEVFKILGSELLFSISFRPQTNGQIERVNALLEEYLRHYVSAN, translated from the exons ATGGACCAGCGGAAGGTTCGAGCTATTTCCAAATGTGAGACCCCAACAACAGTGTCCGAGTTGTGGCCTTTCCTTGGGCTCGTCAACTACTACCGCCGCTTCATTGTGGACTTCCCTGCAAGAGCAATCCCGCTAACTGATCTGCTGAAGAAAAACTACTCGTGGGTTTGGACCTCTCAATGCGCGGAGGCATTTAAGGATCTCAAGCGAGCGGAGACGAAAAATTCAGTGCTGCTACTATCCAACTGCAGTCACACTTTTGAGGTACACACTGATGCCTCTGACTTTCCCATTGGCGGTGTTCTCGTGCAAAATGGACACCCCATCACCTACGCGAGCTCAACGACACCGAGTGGCGTTACACCGTCTAGGAGAAGAAATGACCGCTGTGGTGCATTGCTTGCGAACCTGGCGGTACTATTTGCTTGGGAGCAA GTGGGAGACCTCGGATCCATTCTAATGGTGGTTGATCATTTTTTCAAGTACGAGACCTTTATTGCTGCACCGACCAATTGCACGGCTGAAGAAGCGGCACACCTCTTTATCAGCCACATCGTCAAGCTTTGGGGGGTCCCCACGAGCATGATGAGTGACCGCAACCCTAGGTTCACTGGCAAGTTTTGGAATGAGGTGTTCAAAATCTTGGGATCCGAGTTGCTCTTCTCCATCAGTTTTCGCCCGCAGACGAATGGGCAAATAGAGCGGGTGAATGCTTTGTTGGAAGAGTACTTGCGGCATTATGTGAGTGCCAACTAG